A single window of Treponema denticola ATCC 35405 DNA harbors:
- a CDS encoding SPOR domain-containing protein, with protein MEFNIKKIPFFLCTLFFLHSLTAQNSLPPNIQKIIKNGFTKKTPADVSSFIEAEIKKVSSNEEKIIALSVLADYEERFDLFLRAGRHYLEAAELSPEKERKTLLTKALGAYLLADNISESSELCHNRLLPIIETPFSKEDIKVLVLFEWLKLKSDEKSSLENIKKYVTDSKFAEFHPAMLLTLWWVDGDKKAENTLIKKFPNSIEAAVVRGEAFLSPKTFWYLMPQNRDFKESLADSASESVSLSQGETLGLAQNNEVPAAKFYQTGFFKTENFAKGLADELKKKGFTVTIKKEERGEDAFFSVLVKDDGKGDMVIRLKSEGYEAVPIFD; from the coding sequence ATGGAATTTAATATAAAAAAAATACCGTTCTTTTTATGTACTCTCTTTTTTTTGCATAGCCTGACTGCTCAAAATTCCTTACCTCCAAATATTCAAAAGATTATCAAAAACGGTTTTACAAAAAAAACTCCTGCTGATGTTTCTTCGTTTATTGAAGCAGAAATAAAAAAGGTTTCTTCAAATGAAGAAAAAATTATAGCTTTATCCGTTTTGGCCGACTATGAAGAAAGGTTCGATTTATTTTTACGAGCCGGAAGACACTATCTTGAAGCTGCGGAACTTTCTCCCGAGAAAGAAAGAAAAACTCTTTTAACCAAGGCTCTTGGGGCATATCTTTTAGCCGATAATATAAGCGAGTCCTCCGAGCTTTGCCATAACCGCTTGCTGCCTATCATTGAAACCCCATTTTCTAAAGAAGACATAAAAGTTCTTGTTCTTTTTGAATGGCTTAAATTAAAATCGGATGAAAAAAGCTCTCTTGAAAATATAAAAAAATATGTTACCGATTCAAAATTCGCAGAATTTCATCCTGCCATGCTTTTGACTCTTTGGTGGGTCGATGGAGATAAGAAGGCTGAGAACACTCTCATAAAAAAATTCCCTAACAGCATTGAGGCCGCTGTTGTTCGAGGCGAGGCTTTTTTGAGCCCTAAAACATTTTGGTATTTAATGCCTCAAAATAGAGACTTTAAAGAATCTCTTGCAGATTCAGCTTCCGAATCCGTCTCATTAAGTCAAGGTGAAACTTTAGGATTAGCACAAAATAATGAAGTGCCGGCTGCAAAATTTTATCAAACCGGTTTTTTTAAAACTGAAAATTTTGCTAAAGGACTTGCAGATGAACTTAAAAAAAAGGGCTTTACGGTAACAATAAAAAAAGAAGAGCGAGGGGAGGATGCTTTCTTTTCGGTTTTAGTAAAGGATGACGGCAAGGGAGATATGGTTATCCGTTTAAAAAGCGAAGGCTATGAAGCCGTTCCGATTTTTGATTAG
- a CDS encoding D-2-hydroxyacid dehydrogenase yields the protein MSEKLNLVILDGFTSNPGDLSWDELKSVSNLTIYDKTSAEELLERCKEADAVLTNKVVFSKEIMDSLPRLKYIGVLATGYNVVDIEAARAKNICVTNIPSYSTDSVAQLVFALIFHFYWHVKEHSDEVMGGKWSASPHFCYHSFDIRELSDKTMGIVGFGNIGQAVAKIALAMNMKVIYFNRSKKNIKGLEEAKQVSLDELFSSSDIISLNCPLTPETKEIINAESLKKIKKTSIVINTGRGPLINEKDAAEALKEKRLAGLACDVLSVEPPAKDNPLLKAPNCIITPHMAWQTFEARERLIKTAAANAKAFIAGKEINRIN from the coding sequence ATGAGTGAAAAATTAAATTTGGTTATTCTTGACGGGTTTACTTCCAATCCCGGAGACCTTTCGTGGGATGAGTTAAAATCGGTTTCAAATCTTACAATATACGATAAAACAAGTGCAGAGGAACTTCTTGAAAGGTGTAAGGAGGCTGATGCCGTTCTTACCAATAAGGTTGTTTTTTCTAAAGAAATAATGGATTCTTTGCCACGTCTTAAATATATAGGAGTTTTAGCTACCGGATACAATGTTGTCGATATTGAGGCTGCAAGAGCTAAAAATATCTGTGTAACGAATATTCCCTCTTACAGCACCGACAGCGTGGCTCAACTTGTATTTGCCCTTATTTTTCACTTTTATTGGCATGTAAAGGAGCATAGCGATGAAGTTATGGGCGGAAAATGGTCGGCGTCCCCTCATTTTTGCTATCATAGCTTTGATATAAGGGAGCTTTCCGATAAGACTATGGGTATAGTCGGCTTTGGGAACATAGGCCAAGCCGTTGCAAAAATTGCCCTTGCCATGAATATGAAGGTAATCTATTTTAACCGCTCTAAAAAAAATATTAAGGGCTTAGAAGAAGCAAAACAAGTTTCTTTAGATGAGCTTTTTTCTTCTTCCGATATAATAAGCTTAAACTGTCCTTTGACTCCGGAAACAAAAGAAATTATAAATGCCGAGTCCTTAAAAAAGATAAAAAAAACTTCCATTGTAATCAATACGGGACGGGGCCCTCTTATAAACGAAAAGGATGCAGCAGAGGCTTTAAAGGAAAAAAGACTTGCAGGTCTTGCCTGCGATGTTCTCAGTGTAGAACCTCCGGCTAAGGATAATCCCTTGCTTAAAGCTCCGAACTGTATTATTACGCCACACATGGCATGGCAAACCTTTGAGGCCAGAGAGAGGCTTATAAAAACAGCTGCAGCTAACGCAAAAGCCTTTATAGCCGGAAAAGAAATAAACAGGATTAATTAG
- a CDS encoding toll/interleukin-1 receptor domain-containing protein yields MYRAFNVHIIDQEMDTLLKNSNQVYDDFLLISHSHKQYIQQSLDNFLLPNNSIDVQSLEQDWFPSVDAHVFISHSHKDIELVQKFEKWLYQQFGIKCFVDSKVWGYANDLLKKLDDKYSLLYSENNINTYYYEKTIISSSHVHMMLATALLKMIDKINYIFFLNTPQSLSLNNIHQFTYSPWIYYELLLLKFIRKNKIKRLTEQEMRQSFSMEAENLAMSFPVDIKNLCKLSRDNLYAWENHMMSHENTPYSALEQLDLLFPDVKLTDNFSKRGRIYG; encoded by the coding sequence ATGTATAGAGCTTTTAATGTCCACATAATAGATCAAGAAATGGATACATTGTTAAAAAATAGTAATCAAGTTTATGATGATTTTTTATTGATTTCTCATTCTCATAAACAATATATACAGCAATCATTGGATAATTTTTTGTTACCCAATAATTCTATTGATGTACAAAGTCTTGAGCAAGACTGGTTTCCAAGTGTTGATGCTCATGTTTTTATCTCACATTCACATAAGGATATTGAATTGGTACAAAAGTTTGAAAAGTGGTTATATCAGCAATTTGGTATAAAATGTTTTGTGGACTCAAAGGTATGGGGATATGCAAATGATTTATTAAAAAAATTAGACGATAAATATAGTTTACTTTACAGTGAAAATAATATAAATACTTACTATTATGAGAAAACAATTATATCATCTAGCCATGTTCATATGATGCTTGCAACTGCATTATTAAAAATGATTGATAAAATTAATTATATATTCTTCTTGAATACACCGCAGTCATTGTCTTTAAATAATATTCATCAATTTACTTACTCACCTTGGATATATTACGAATTATTATTACTAAAATTTATCAGGAAAAATAAAATAAAAAGGCTTACGGAACAAGAAATGAGACAGTCCTTTTCTATGGAAGCTGAGAATCTAGCAATGTCTTTTCCTGTTGATATTAAAAATTTATGTAAATTATCCCGAGATAACCTATATGCATGGGAAAATCATATGATGTCTCACGAAAATACTCCCTATTCTGCATTAGAGCAATTAGATCTATTATTTCCAGATGTAAAACTCACAGACAATTTCTCAAAAAGAGGTAGAATTTATGGATAA
- a CDS encoding UvrD-helicase domain-containing protein — translation MQITITNEDIEYAEKILLPANKHFDEERRNFITNLDTIDLQAVPGSGKTTALLAKLIILEKKMPFPDGSGVLILSHTNTAVEEIQSKLQTIAPKLFNFPNFVGTIQSFTDTFLALPYYAHVHKTHPYRIDDDIYFRRCELALKYKYSSLTWFSYRPHKVQMTTLLTAKIDQNGCAKCINGLKNLKCSTAIKIAQFKYDNVKKGFLTYNDAFEFANFYINDNPRIVSIFQKRFKYVFVDEMQDMHSHQIKLLDALFYTSGHTDEQQTITVFQRIGDVNQSIFGENDSDNSDGSTEKADNSGKADWKPREHLTLLGSHRLSPCTAAIVSSFAVEPNAIQGLRKNADGTAIDIKPYLFVYKKENIKTVIKKFAHLIYKLQNEGKLPMTGSYAAVGWRKSILDDAADNKLGISDYYDSLCAAAASTKINYSSLTDHLLAVDPHKKHLETMRKSILNALLHILYMQKIQDKHGRYYTIRTLFKYLKEETDIYELFKRNLFRWCKQRINSEPVEQTIHNIQAFLPDFLQAVSLDNNLININNDTYLFITNPTTIIQNNKPTGQEQINTYSISGIDISIKTVHAIKGQTVTGLLYMETYNSSMHESNRLVDCFIHKKFRKTAKTKKSGMMYKAAKTVYVGFSRPTHLLCFAVQKERFDKYLSNIDRAVWDIIDI, via the coding sequence ATGCAAATAACAATAACAAATGAAGATATTGAATATGCAGAGAAAATCTTGCTTCCTGCAAATAAGCATTTTGATGAAGAACGCCGAAACTTTATCACTAATTTAGATACTATTGACCTACAAGCGGTTCCCGGAAGCGGTAAAACAACAGCACTGTTGGCAAAACTTATCATTTTAGAAAAGAAAATGCCGTTTCCTGACGGTTCGGGTGTACTTATTCTTTCTCATACAAACACAGCAGTTGAAGAAATACAGTCTAAATTACAAACTATCGCCCCGAAACTGTTTAACTTTCCTAATTTTGTCGGAACAATACAAAGCTTTACCGATACTTTTTTGGCACTTCCCTATTATGCCCATGTTCATAAAACACATCCCTATCGAATAGATGATGACATATATTTTAGGAGGTGCGAGTTAGCTCTTAAATATAAATACAGTAGCTTGACGTGGTTCAGCTATCGACCTCACAAGGTTCAAATGACAACTTTACTAACCGCTAAAATCGATCAAAACGGTTGTGCAAAATGTATTAATGGGTTAAAGAATCTTAAATGCTCTACAGCAATAAAGATTGCACAATTTAAGTATGATAATGTGAAAAAAGGCTTTTTAACATATAATGATGCATTTGAATTTGCAAATTTCTATATTAATGATAATCCGCGGATAGTAAGTATTTTCCAAAAAAGATTTAAGTATGTATTTGTTGATGAAATGCAGGATATGCACAGTCATCAAATAAAGCTATTGGATGCGTTATTTTACACATCAGGACATACAGATGAACAACAAACTATAACGGTATTTCAACGTATAGGAGATGTAAATCAAAGCATTTTTGGAGAAAACGATAGTGATAATAGTGATGGTTCTACTGAGAAAGCTGATAATTCCGGTAAGGCGGATTGGAAGCCGCGAGAACACTTAACATTACTCGGAAGTCATCGGCTTTCTCCTTGTACTGCTGCCATTGTGTCATCATTTGCCGTAGAACCTAATGCGATACAAGGACTCAGAAAAAATGCAGATGGAACAGCTATAGATATTAAACCCTATCTTTTCGTGTATAAAAAAGAGAATATTAAAACGGTTATTAAGAAATTTGCTCATCTTATTTATAAACTACAAAATGAAGGAAAACTGCCGATGACAGGAAGTTATGCTGCCGTTGGCTGGCGGAAATCTATTTTAGATGACGCCGCAGACAATAAACTTGGAATTTCCGATTACTATGATTCTCTTTGTGCAGCAGCTGCATCAACTAAAATTAATTACAGCTCTCTTACAGATCATTTACTCGCAGTTGATCCTCATAAAAAGCACTTAGAAACAATGAGAAAGTCTATTTTAAATGCATTATTACATATACTTTATATGCAAAAAATACAAGATAAGCATGGACGCTATTATACAATAAGAACATTATTCAAATACCTCAAAGAAGAAACCGATATATATGAACTATTTAAGCGAAACCTTTTTCGTTGGTGCAAGCAACGGATCAATAGTGAACCTGTAGAGCAGACTATTCACAATATACAAGCATTTCTACCTGATTTTTTGCAAGCGGTATCATTAGATAATAATCTCATAAATATAAATAATGACACGTATTTGTTTATAACAAACCCTACAACTATAATCCAGAATAATAAACCAACAGGTCAAGAGCAGATAAATACATACAGTATTTCAGGAATTGATATTTCCATCAAAACCGTTCATGCAATAAAAGGTCAAACAGTAACCGGTCTGCTTTATATGGAAACATATAATTCAAGTATGCACGAATCAAATAGGCTTGTCGACTGTTTTATACATAAAAAATTTCGTAAGACTGCCAAAACAAAAAAATCCGGTATGATGTATAAAGCCGCAAAAACAGTGTATGTCGGGTTCTCCAGACCAACTCATTTGCTTTGTTTTGCTGTACAAAAAGAACGATTTGATAAGTACCTTTCCAATATTGATAGAGCTGTATGGGATATTATTGACATATAA
- a CDS encoding ATP-dependent nuclease, which produces MYLSEIKLWNFRKYGRNDFDINVPHLVVPFHQGMNVLVGENDSGKTAIIDAVKLVLKTQSYEWLRVTDDDFYNESDRLRIELLFEDLTDDEAKNFIEWLCYKKQGNQPAVIYLRVVFEARRNPKTKKITTTDIRAGEGSALYLLTSEAREYLKVTYLKPLRDAENELMPGKYSRLSNILLAHEVFTKEETHENFINHLQEFNLFVDNFFSGNDEMQISDTEGAAIKEQLDEYLQSFCFNDEKARFSMSETTLKSILGKLQLSLEKTQNPGLGTLNRLYMAAELLNLQRKNWDGVKLGLIEDLEAHLHPQAQLKVIEKLQRLKDVQLILTTHSPNLASKINLKNIILCANNTCYPMGHEFTKLSDDNYCFLQTFLDVTKANLFFAKGLIFVEGWSEQVFLPSFAKLLKKLGMIKKDITQAGVSIINIQSIGFFNYTHIFQRKNNNESIPIPIAVITDSDVKYYEKDKDTAEIRIKTDIEIEQALSEKMTKLTKKYDTNNNIRLFVTKEWTFEYALYKSTVFGNLFEETVKKVHPRITSDSSSFEEALAQKLLSDSLNKRKIAYLLASGLDNVFCSENELKSDAAIQNFIEAVQFVCK; this is translated from the coding sequence ATGTATTTATCGGAAATAAAATTGTGGAATTTTAGAAAATATGGCCGGAATGATTTTGATATAAATGTTCCGCACTTAGTAGTTCCTTTCCATCAGGGTATGAATGTCCTTGTCGGTGAAAATGATTCAGGTAAGACGGCTATTATAGATGCGGTAAAATTAGTATTAAAAACGCAAAGCTACGAATGGTTAAGAGTAACAGACGATGATTTCTATAATGAATCGGATCGATTGCGGATAGAATTGCTTTTTGAAGATTTAACTGATGATGAAGCAAAAAACTTTATTGAATGGCTATGCTACAAAAAACAAGGCAATCAGCCTGCAGTAATCTACCTCCGTGTTGTATTTGAAGCACGACGGAATCCGAAAACAAAAAAAATTACAACAACCGATATCCGTGCGGGAGAAGGTTCTGCTTTGTATCTGCTAACTTCAGAAGCACGCGAGTATTTGAAAGTTACCTATTTAAAACCGTTGCGCGATGCAGAAAATGAATTAATGCCGGGAAAATATTCACGGCTTTCAAATATTTTATTGGCACATGAAGTATTTACCAAAGAGGAAACTCACGAAAATTTTATTAATCATCTACAAGAATTTAATTTATTTGTAGATAATTTCTTTTCAGGCAATGACGAAATGCAAATATCAGATACTGAAGGAGCCGCAATAAAAGAACAGTTAGACGAATATTTACAGTCTTTTTGTTTTAATGATGAAAAAGCTCGATTTTCAATGAGCGAAACAACACTAAAAAGTATTTTAGGAAAATTGCAGCTTTCTTTAGAAAAGACACAAAATCCGGGGCTGGGAACTCTAAACCGGCTCTATATGGCAGCCGAACTTTTGAATTTGCAGCGAAAGAATTGGGACGGTGTAAAACTAGGATTGATTGAAGATCTAGAGGCACATTTACATCCGCAGGCACAGCTGAAAGTAATTGAAAAACTACAAAGACTAAAAGATGTTCAATTGATTTTAACAACGCATAGCCCAAATCTTGCTTCAAAAATTAACCTTAAAAATATTATTCTCTGTGCTAATAATACCTGTTACCCTATGGGACATGAGTTTACAAAACTATCCGATGATAATTACTGCTTTTTACAAACCTTTCTTGATGTAACGAAAGCAAATCTATTTTTTGCAAAAGGTCTTATTTTTGTCGAAGGCTGGTCGGAACAAGTGTTTTTGCCGTCTTTTGCAAAGCTACTTAAAAAACTGGGAATGATAAAAAAAGATATAACGCAAGCCGGTGTTTCAATTATTAACATACAATCCATAGGCTTTTTTAACTATACGCACATTTTTCAACGGAAAAACAATAATGAGTCTATACCCATCCCGATAGCTGTTATTACAGATTCCGATGTAAAATACTATGAAAAAGATAAAGATACAGCTGAAATCAGAATAAAAACTGATATTGAAATAGAACAAGCTCTATCAGAAAAAATGACAAAACTGACGAAAAAGTATGATACTAATAACAATATACGGCTGTTTGTAACAAAGGAATGGACATTTGAATATGCTTTGTACAAGTCAACAGTATTCGGTAATCTTTTTGAGGAAACGGTTAAAAAAGTACACCCAAGAATTACCTCTGATAGTAGTTCATTTGAAGAGGCTCTTGCCCAAAAACTGCTTTCTGATTCTTTAAATAAACGGAAAATTGCATATCTTCTAGCCTCAGGTCTCGATAATGTTTTTTGTTCAGAAAATGAACTTAAAAGTGATGCGGCAATACAGAATTTTATTGAGGCGGTACAATTTGTATGCAAATAA
- a CDS encoding type IIL restriction-modification enzyme MmeI, which yields MPQVLVKAHAALDSAVDKLYRKTAFSDDAARTAFLFELYLKKTEGVLAGKRGR from the coding sequence ATGCCGCAGGTTCTGGTCAAAGCCCATGCCGCCCTCGACTCTGCGGTAGACAAACTCTACCGTAAAACCGCCTTCTCTGATGATGCCGCCCGCACTGCTTTTTTGTTCGAGCTCTACTTAAAGAAAACGGAAGGGGTGCTTGCGGGGAAGAGGGGGAGGTAG
- a CDS encoding COG2958 family protein, protein MEKQYTFFDLIIEVFEKVKKPMTPEEVWEKAVEFSFDKKLGSSGKTPAATVGARLYVDAKEKAEKSTFIQVSKRPSRFILRSLNISGSEIKREIEKKENAELKQNNESNFNERDLHPLLVKYVYSNPHFNCYTKTIYQENSVKRVKGANEWLHPDLVGVYFPFKDYSKETMKLQTSLNVNSIKLFSFEMKKNIDYSNLRQYFFQAVSNSSWANEGYLVCLKIDEDPNFRNELQRLSNAFGIGIIKLNAENISESEIICNARYNENIDWDTLERLSEDNPDFNKFISDLTEDIALGKVKSTYDKVITDDKFENYLKEKSII, encoded by the coding sequence ATGGAGAAACAATATACTTTTTTTGATTTGATTATAGAAGTTTTTGAAAAAGTAAAAAAGCCAATGACTCCTGAAGAAGTTTGGGAAAAAGCGGTTGAGTTTTCTTTTGATAAAAAACTAGGAAGCTCGGGCAAAACTCCGGCCGCTACAGTAGGAGCAAGATTATATGTAGATGCCAAAGAAAAGGCTGAAAAAAGTACTTTTATTCAAGTTTCAAAACGTCCTTCAAGATTTATTTTAAGAAGTTTAAATATAAGCGGAAGTGAAATAAAACGGGAAATCGAGAAAAAAGAAAATGCAGAATTAAAACAAAATAATGAAAGTAATTTTAATGAAAGAGATTTACATCCGCTTTTAGTAAAATATGTTTATTCAAACCCGCATTTTAATTGTTACACAAAAACTATTTATCAGGAAAATTCAGTAAAAAGAGTAAAAGGGGCTAATGAATGGCTGCATCCTGATTTAGTAGGTGTATATTTTCCGTTTAAAGATTATTCAAAAGAAACAATGAAACTTCAAACTTCATTGAATGTCAATTCAATAAAACTGTTTTCCTTTGAAATGAAAAAGAATATAGATTATTCTAATTTAAGACAGTATTTTTTTCAGGCTGTTTCAAATTCAAGCTGGGCTAATGAGGGATATTTAGTTTGCTTGAAAATCGATGAAGATCCTAATTTTAGAAATGAGCTTCAAAGATTATCTAATGCTTTTGGAATTGGAATTATAAAACTGAATGCAGAAAATATAAGTGAATCAGAAATAATTTGTAATGCTAGATATAATGAAAATATAGATTGGGATACTTTGGAAAGACTTTCAGAAGATAATCCTGATTTTAATAAATTTATATCCGACTTAACTGAAGATATTGCTTTAGGAAAAGTAAAAAGTACTTATGATAAAGTAATTACAGATGATAAATTTGAAAATTATTTAAAAGAAAAGAGTATTATTTGA
- the gcvPB gene encoding aminomethyl-transferring glycine dehydrogenase subunit GcvPB, translating into MSELIFEKSVKGHKFAEAKLTVPEYKLDSKYLRASDAKLPEVSELEFVRHYMELSKRTHGVDNGFYPLGSCTMKYNPKLNEEVADLPNFTNIHPLQPEHTMKGCIEAMGDLGKKLGEITGMDAFSLQPSAGAHGEFTALLVIRAYHEKRGDHARNKILVPDSAHGTNPASAAMVGCEIVNIPSDKDGNVDIEELKKTVGNDTAALMLTNPNTLGLFETHIKEIAEIVHKAGGLLYYDGANLNAIMGRLRPGDMGYDIVHLNLHKTFSTPHGGGGPGSGPIGCKKFLEEFLPVPVVTGSDGSYKLDYNRPDSIGRVRNFYGNFLVFLRAYAYILTLGSEGIRESSGYAVLNANYLKKKLEKEYDVAFDRICMHEFVLTLEKIKEETGVSALDIAKGLIDDGIHPPTMYFPLIVHEALMFEPTETESKSTLDFTAEVMIKLKKEAYSNPEKLHGYPYTRPIGRVDETKAAREPVLRYKACCCCK; encoded by the coding sequence ATGAGCGAATTGATTTTTGAAAAATCCGTAAAGGGTCATAAATTTGCCGAAGCAAAATTGACAGTACCCGAATATAAGCTTGATTCAAAATATTTAAGAGCAAGCGATGCAAAACTTCCTGAAGTTTCGGAACTTGAATTTGTACGCCACTATATGGAATTGAGCAAGCGTACTCACGGTGTAGATAACGGTTTTTATCCCTTAGGTTCTTGTACAATGAAGTACAATCCTAAACTTAACGAAGAAGTCGCAGATCTTCCAAACTTTACCAATATTCATCCCTTGCAGCCTGAACATACAATGAAAGGTTGTATTGAGGCTATGGGAGATTTAGGTAAAAAACTCGGTGAAATTACCGGAATGGATGCTTTCTCCCTCCAGCCATCAGCAGGTGCTCACGGAGAGTTCACAGCCCTTTTGGTAATCAGAGCCTATCACGAAAAACGCGGCGACCATGCCCGAAACAAGATTTTGGTTCCCGATTCGGCACACGGTACAAACCCTGCCAGTGCCGCAATGGTCGGATGCGAAATCGTAAACATTCCTTCCGATAAAGACGGAAACGTAGATATCGAAGAATTAAAAAAGACTGTAGGAAACGATACTGCTGCCCTCATGCTTACAAACCCGAACACCCTCGGTCTCTTTGAAACCCATATCAAAGAAATTGCCGAAATCGTTCACAAAGCAGGCGGCTTATTGTACTATGACGGTGCTAACCTTAATGCAATTATGGGAAGACTAAGGCCCGGAGATATGGGCTATGATATAGTTCACCTTAACTTGCACAAGACCTTCTCGACTCCTCACGGAGGCGGCGGTCCCGGAAGCGGCCCAATAGGTTGTAAAAAATTCCTTGAAGAATTCTTACCGGTTCCCGTAGTTACAGGCTCGGACGGAAGCTATAAGCTGGATTATAACCGCCCGGATTCAATCGGAAGGGTTAGAAACTTCTACGGAAACTTCCTTGTCTTCTTGCGTGCCTATGCCTATATTCTTACGCTCGGAAGCGAGGGCATAAGGGAAAGCTCAGGCTATGCTGTCTTAAATGCAAACTATCTAAAGAAGAAGCTTGAAAAAGAATATGATGTTGCCTTTGACAGAATCTGTATGCACGAATTCGTTCTTACCCTTGAAAAGATCAAGGAAGAAACAGGCGTAAGCGCTCTTGACATAGCTAAGGGCTTAATCGACGACGGCATCCACCCGCCGACGATGTACTTCCCGCTCATCGTACACGAAGCCTTGATGTTTGAGCCTACTGAAACGGAAAGCAAGTCCACCTTGGACTTTACCGCCGAAGTTATGATCAAACTCAAAAAAGAAGCTTATTCAAATCCCGAAAAGCTTCACGGCTATCCCTACACGCGTCCCATCGGACGAGTAGATGAAACAAAAGCTGCCCGTGAACCTGTTTTAAGGTACAAGGCTTGCTGCTGTTGTAAATAA
- the gcvPA gene encoding aminomethyl-transferring glycine dehydrogenase subunit GcvPA, with product MSNYIPHSAEETKEMLDLIGVKSIDDLYSFDNKGCKKVDIGEGKTQAEVEKFFQNLSSENTVFKSILRGAGAYNHYAPAAVRHMASREEFLTAYTPYQPEMNQGELQAGFEYQSMICELTGMDVSNASVYDGGTAVADAIVMSLGRKQNKVLISECVEPSSIEIAKTYLKHSGVEFVMIPRDGYKTDVSKIKGLLDESVGAVVMQQPNRFGTIEDCEAVGKLVEGTKTQFVMSCNPISLAILKTPKECGASIALGEGQALGLPLGAGGPYLGFLSTIEANMRKIPGRIIGQSTDHDGRRAFVLTLQAREQHIRREKASSSICSNQALCALRASMFMTAYGKEGLKTVAKVSVSNAHYLADELKKIGLTVKNNGEFFHEFVTDGKGKADAILSNLEKNNILGGLKICDDSILWCATDVLCKCELDKAVKIIKEVL from the coding sequence ATGTCAAATTATATTCCTCATTCCGCTGAGGAAACAAAAGAGATGCTTGATCTCATCGGTGTCAAATCGATTGATGATTTATACAGCTTTGATAACAAGGGCTGTAAAAAAGTTGATATAGGTGAGGGGAAAACTCAAGCAGAAGTTGAAAAGTTTTTTCAAAATTTAAGCAGTGAAAACACTGTCTTTAAATCGATATTAAGAGGTGCCGGTGCTTATAACCACTATGCCCCTGCCGCTGTAAGGCACATGGCTTCCAGAGAGGAGTTTTTAACAGCCTACACACCCTATCAGCCCGAAATGAATCAGGGCGAACTCCAAGCAGGTTTTGAATATCAGTCAATGATTTGCGAACTTACCGGAATGGATGTTTCCAATGCCAGCGTTTATGACGGAGGCACGGCAGTCGCAGATGCTATAGTTATGTCCTTAGGACGAAAACAAAACAAGGTTTTGATTTCGGAATGTGTTGAACCAAGCTCAATCGAAATTGCTAAAACCTATCTAAAGCACAGCGGCGTAGAATTCGTAATGATTCCCCGTGACGGCTATAAAACTGATGTTTCAAAGATTAAGGGCCTTTTAGATGAAAGCGTCGGAGCTGTTGTTATGCAGCAGCCGAACCGTTTCGGTACAATCGAAGACTGCGAAGCTGTCGGTAAACTTGTAGAAGGTACAAAAACCCAGTTTGTAATGAGCTGCAATCCTATTTCTTTGGCAATCTTAAAAACACCGAAAGAATGCGGTGCATCAATTGCCTTAGGAGAAGGTCAGGCCTTAGGTCTTCCTCTAGGTGCAGGAGGCCCCTATCTCGGCTTCCTTTCTACAATTGAAGCCAATATGCGAAAAATCCCCGGCCGAATCATCGGTCAATCAACTGACCATGACGGCAGAAGAGCCTTTGTTCTAACTCTTCAAGCCCGCGAACAGCATATCAGGCGCGAAAAAGCCAGCTCCAGTATCTGTTCTAACCAAGCCCTTTGTGCATTAAGAGCTTCTATGTTTATGACAGCCTACGGAAAAGAGGGCTTAAAAACCGTTGCTAAGGTTTCCGTAAGCAATGCACATTATCTTGCAGATGAACTTAAAAAGATCGGCTTAACCGTAAAAAATAACGGAGAATTCTTCCATGAATTCGTAACTGACGGAAAAGGAAAGGCCGATGCAATTCTTTCAAATCTTGAAAAGAATAATATCTTGGGCGGTTTAAAGATTTGCGATGACTCAATTCTTTGGTGTGCAACCGATGTCCTTTGCAAATGCGAACTTGACAAGGCCGTAAAAATCATTAAGGAGGTATTGTAA